Genomic DNA from Candidatus Gastranaerophilales bacterium:
ATTTTGAACTTGCCAAAAAATTAAATATTGAGCTTGAAGAGAAGTATAACAAATATACCCATGAATTTATAGGCTGGGGGCCTAAATCTACTACTGAATTTACATACACAAATACAGCAACCGGAGAAGAATCAACAATTTCATTATACAACAGTTCCTCTTGTCCAAAGTGTAAAGATCAAAATTACGTATTTTTATACCTTCGTCCGAAATATTTATTAGGTCTGATTTCTGAAGAAGAATATCAAGCAGCCCTGAAAAGCTCTAATTTAGGTGATATAACTTGGGCAGATGAATCAGCTTATTATTCAGCAATAAAATCGAAAGAAGTCGAAGAATTGGAAAAAGAAAAAGATTCGTTTTAATATATAGACGTATATTTAATACTTTTTTAACCTCAGAATCGAAAATCATTTCATCTGGGATTTTAGTACAGTTCATAAGTAAATTATTTTATTTTTAGTAAATTAATTTATTCTAAAATTAATGCTATGATAATTGAAGTAAAAACAGTTTTAATCAAAGGAAGGCATTAAATGCAAACCACTCCAAAGGGAATGAGGCTCCATATAGGGATTTTCGGCAAGCGTAATGTAGGTAAATCCAATATTTTAAACGCTTTAACAAACCAAGATATTTCTATTGTTTCAGAGATTGCAGGCACCACAACTGACCCTGTTGAAAAGGCAATGGAACTTTTACCTTTAGGACCGGTGCTTTTTGTTGACACTGCAGGTGTTGATGATGAGGGCAAGTTGGGTGAACTTAGAATAAAAAAAACAATGCAAATCTTTGACAGAATTGACATTGCCTTAATAGTATCCGACCGGACGGATTGGGGCATATTTGAAAAAGAACTTTATGATGAATTTATCGCAAGAAAAATCCCAATAATAGCAATCTTTAATAAATCCGATTTAACTGAAATTACAGAAGAAAAGCTGACTGAAGTTAAAAGCCTAAATGTCCCTATAGTAATTACTTCGGCCAAAACAGGGTCTGGGATGGATAACCTTAAGCAAAAACTTATTGAAAATGCACCCGAAGAATTTATTAATCCTCCAATGATTGCAGCTGATTTAATCCCCCTGGGGGAAATGGGCATTCTGGTTGTACCCATTGATTTGCAAGCACCAAAAGGCAGACTTATACTGCCACAAGTTCAAACTATACGTGATTTGCTCGACAACGATTCAATGGTGATGGTAGTCAAAGAACGAGAACTCAAAGAAGCTTTGTGCAGGTTAAATAAGCCGCCTCAAATAGTTATTACGGATTCACAGGCATTTTTGAAGGTGTCTGCAGATGTGCCCAAAAATATTAAACTGACATCTTTTTCAATACTTTTTGCAAGGTTCAAAGGGGATTTGGAAGAATTTGTTAAGGGGGCCCTTGCTATAGAAACTCTTAAACCAAATGACAAGGTTTTAATATGCGAATCCTGTACACACCATGCAATAGGTGATGATATAGGGACGGTAAAAATCCCGAGATGGCTGACTCAATATGTAGGCGGAAAGTTAGAATTTGTACACTATGCAGGGCATGATTTCCCTGAAAATATTTCCGAGTATAATCTTATAATACACTGCGGTGCTTGCATGACAAACAGACGCGAAATACTCTCAAGGATAATGAAAGCCAAACAGGCAGGTGTACCTATTACCAATTATGGGCTTTCGATTGCATATTCTTTAGGCATTTTTGAGCGTGCATTAGAACCTTTTGCTATGGCGCACCAAATTTATCAAGAGCTTAAAAGGCAGGTAAAATAATGGGTTTCAAAGAAGAAAAAGATTTTTTAGGCACAAAGCAAATCCCCGATGATGTACTATGGGGTATTAACAGCTTAAGGGCAAAAGAAAATTTTCCGCTTTCGGATTATAGACACCATAGATATTTTATAATGGCTTTCGGGTATGTAAAAAAAGCCTGTACTATGACAATAAAAGACCTTGGGGTTAGAGATGACAAAAAAAATGATGCAATAATTGAGGCTTGCGATGCTCTTATATCAGGGGAGCTTGATTCTCAAATAATAGTTGACCCTAT
This window encodes:
- the hydF gene encoding [FeFe] hydrogenase H-cluster maturation GTPase HydF — its product is MQTTPKGMRLHIGIFGKRNVGKSNILNALTNQDISIVSEIAGTTTDPVEKAMELLPLGPVLFVDTAGVDDEGKLGELRIKKTMQIFDRIDIALIVSDRTDWGIFEKELYDEFIARKIPIIAIFNKSDLTEITEEKLTEVKSLNVPIVITSAKTGSGMDNLKQKLIENAPEEFINPPMIAADLIPLGEMGILVVPIDLQAPKGRLILPQVQTIRDLLDNDSMVMVVKERELKEALCRLNKPPQIVITDSQAFLKVSADVPKNIKLTSFSILFARFKGDLEEFVKGALAIETLKPNDKVLICESCTHHAIGDDIGTVKIPRWLTQYVGGKLEFVHYAGHDFPENISEYNLIIHCGACMTNRREILSRIMKAKQAGVPITNYGLSIAYSLGIFERALEPFAMAHQIYQELKRQVK